One genomic region from Natrinema caseinilyticum encodes:
- a CDS encoding AAA family ATPase has protein sequence MTDGRRMSTDRFYGGIEKRLEILFDFLSLLDGSDAEDEGVSGERIINWILTNTNAEEQSAVERHLSFIESIGLIESDDGRYKLTRIGKCYLRDRDPLVLYNCLRTGVKGFDTIVRRLAIEPRADDELMELLISEFEECNMGTSAVAKRHREWLQVIGYVERVDDRNRLTDSGEAIADQLRGVSSLDLEPGSIYERTELHSRHGGSRQSGIAPSRDEPVVFLFTGGSGEEHGYRDEIRSDGTVIYTGEGQVGDMEMMRGNRVVRDHVEEGRELHLFAMEEEGVRYVGQYMYAGHFFEELPDSEGELREGIRFNLAPIGETSTSDALQRSTSTARSETGESLNSDLRQFSDPTVYQVPVKTGDGPIRTNFDQTVIEGVPQERVEDVYEPPIDRDTLHLWGNREDEPAEEGDYLLFADREERHEGTYTILARIAHATVLDRDVAAEFTDAVGWGDVTDTIFPHVMFLEPVYEAELDRETFWGVLGFKGWPNDTFSAVNFDRRGSSFFDEYDSVGEFIDRIEGRRLYPSGPATGYDSMEAALSDVRAKLSESDEGRSWIESRIGEVIIGDWSHALSGFKPSDEVSPDAASTFDQIRAAYEALEPEFETKAEELGIGPLGRYSRARTLFLTLVRIIQDDRELPGAPLTQPRLNSILRNTYTTIGRDDEPHSMGISSHPVLDHIRESEPTVYKFTGPPNYWLTTVEYGSVSFEDRHENRWEELEAGDVALLHSRAEPSNSGLDSMPYGLIGVGIIGETFEKDEPWWWDEHQAGDGRTFEMVASFDRLFLTGDVDAIDTSRGITEKEPSEIGRELGALTANRLPIETANEICADTSGTEFPAQGMFARFRTDDDEIDHDRPLALLEAMADDLTEVATINPHETYDGSLSQEILDGLHFPNDQGGRILEQISTAIRSGKHVLLTGPPGTGKTEIAERICEHLATESHPYLYSGFEMTTATADWSTFDTVGGYMPGESDGGGEELSFTPGIVLNRLKNTETSIQSNELIVIDELNRADIDKAFGQLFTLLSGQSVQLPYTVDGKEVELTTYEDVDGIPSANQYAVPNSWRIFATMNAYDKTSLYEMSYAFMRRFAFVRVPTPELPEGADGERTVEDVVFEYASAWDLDISRDEAWAVGRVWQETNHAVEERAIGPAIVEDVLRYVTQHPEEELEYHLTQAVVSYIFPQLEGVPKRKRIVREIAHVHEIDSALLEAAAREMLQVTLSTNE, from the coding sequence ATGACTGACGGTCGCCGGATGTCCACCGATCGATTCTACGGTGGAATCGAGAAACGCTTGGAGATCCTTTTCGATTTCCTCTCTCTGCTGGACGGGTCCGACGCGGAAGATGAAGGGGTATCTGGTGAAAGGATCATCAATTGGATTCTCACCAACACGAACGCGGAGGAGCAAAGTGCCGTCGAACGCCACCTGAGTTTCATCGAGTCGATCGGTCTGATCGAGAGCGATGACGGTCGCTATAAACTCACACGAATCGGCAAGTGCTATCTGAGGGATCGAGATCCGCTAGTCCTCTACAACTGCCTCCGTACCGGAGTCAAAGGCTTTGATACGATCGTTCGCAGGTTGGCGATCGAACCGCGAGCCGACGACGAGTTGATGGAGCTGCTGATCTCCGAATTCGAGGAGTGCAACATGGGAACCTCTGCGGTGGCGAAGCGCCACCGAGAGTGGTTGCAGGTGATCGGCTACGTCGAACGGGTAGACGATCGAAACCGCCTCACCGATTCGGGGGAAGCGATAGCGGACCAACTGCGAGGCGTGTCTTCTCTTGACCTCGAACCCGGCTCGATCTACGAGCGGACAGAGTTACACTCGAGGCACGGAGGGAGCAGACAGAGCGGAATAGCGCCGTCTCGCGACGAACCGGTCGTCTTCCTTTTCACGGGTGGATCCGGGGAGGAACACGGCTACCGAGACGAAATCCGATCGGACGGGACGGTGATCTACACCGGCGAGGGACAGGTCGGCGATATGGAAATGATGCGTGGAAATCGAGTCGTACGGGACCACGTCGAGGAAGGTAGAGAACTCCACCTCTTCGCGATGGAAGAGGAGGGCGTGAGGTACGTCGGACAGTACATGTACGCCGGCCACTTCTTCGAAGAACTGCCCGATTCCGAAGGGGAACTTCGCGAAGGGATCCGATTCAACCTCGCGCCGATCGGAGAGACCTCAACCTCGGATGCGCTACAGCGCTCCACAAGTACCGCTCGAAGCGAAACCGGCGAGTCGTTGAATTCGGATCTTCGGCAATTCTCGGATCCGACGGTCTACCAGGTTCCCGTTAAGACTGGCGACGGACCGATCCGTACCAATTTCGATCAAACGGTGATCGAAGGTGTTCCGCAGGAGCGGGTGGAGGACGTGTACGAGCCACCGATCGATCGCGACACGCTTCACCTCTGGGGCAATCGCGAGGATGAACCCGCCGAAGAGGGCGACTACCTGTTGTTCGCCGATCGGGAGGAACGCCACGAGGGAACTTACACGATTCTAGCGCGGATCGCACACGCGACGGTCTTAGATCGAGACGTGGCGGCGGAGTTCACCGACGCGGTCGGGTGGGGCGACGTCACCGACACGATATTCCCCCACGTGATGTTTCTCGAGCCGGTGTACGAAGCGGAACTCGATCGAGAGACGTTTTGGGGCGTGCTCGGATTCAAGGGGTGGCCCAACGACACCTTCAGCGCCGTCAATTTCGACCGGCGCGGTTCGAGCTTCTTCGACGAGTACGACTCCGTCGGGGAGTTCATCGATCGGATCGAAGGTCGCCGACTGTACCCATCTGGGCCGGCTACGGGGTACGACTCGATGGAAGCTGCCCTCTCGGACGTTCGAGCTAAACTTTCGGAATCCGATGAAGGGCGGTCGTGGATTGAGTCTCGCATCGGCGAAGTGATCATCGGAGACTGGTCGCATGCCCTATCGGGGTTCAAACCTTCCGACGAAGTGTCACCCGACGCCGCGTCCACGTTCGATCAGATCCGAGCGGCCTACGAGGCGCTGGAGCCGGAATTCGAGACGAAAGCCGAAGAGCTCGGAATCGGGCCGCTGGGGCGGTATTCTCGGGCACGAACGCTGTTCCTCACGTTGGTTCGCATCATCCAGGACGACCGAGAGCTTCCCGGTGCGCCGCTCACTCAACCGCGGTTGAACAGCATCCTTAGGAACACCTACACGACGATTGGTCGAGATGACGAACCCCACTCGATGGGAATCTCGAGTCACCCCGTTCTAGACCACATCCGAGAATCCGAACCCACCGTCTACAAGTTCACGGGCCCGCCGAATTACTGGCTCACGACCGTCGAGTACGGATCGGTCTCGTTCGAAGATCGACACGAGAACCGGTGGGAGGAGCTAGAGGCGGGCGACGTCGCCTTGCTGCATTCTCGAGCCGAACCATCGAACTCCGGGCTCGACAGTATGCCGTACGGGCTAATCGGTGTCGGGATCATCGGTGAAACGTTCGAGAAGGACGAACCCTGGTGGTGGGACGAGCACCAGGCCGGTGACGGGAGAACCTTTGAAATGGTCGCGAGCTTCGACCGCCTATTCCTCACCGGTGATGTGGATGCTATCGACACCTCCCGCGGAATTACCGAGAAAGAGCCGTCGGAGATCGGACGCGAACTCGGCGCGCTGACGGCGAATCGTCTGCCGATCGAGACGGCTAATGAGATCTGCGCTGACACGTCCGGGACCGAATTCCCGGCACAGGGGATGTTCGCCAGGTTCCGAACGGACGACGACGAAATCGACCACGACCGACCGCTTGCCCTCCTCGAGGCCATGGCCGACGACTTGACCGAGGTCGCGACGATCAATCCTCACGAGACGTACGACGGGTCGTTGTCCCAGGAGATCCTCGACGGGCTCCATTTCCCGAACGACCAGGGCGGGCGGATCCTCGAGCAGATTTCGACGGCGATACGCTCCGGGAAGCACGTCCTCCTCACCGGTCCACCAGGGACAGGGAAGACCGAGATTGCCGAGCGAATCTGCGAGCACCTCGCGACGGAGTCTCACCCATATCTTTACTCCGGGTTCGAGATGACGACGGCCACCGCCGACTGGTCTACGTTCGACACCGTCGGCGGGTACATGCCAGGCGAGTCCGATGGCGGCGGCGAGGAACTCTCCTTCACACCCGGTATCGTCCTCAACCGCCTCAAAAACACCGAGACGAGCATCCAGTCGAACGAACTGATCGTCATCGACGAACTCAATCGGGCGGACATCGATAAGGCGTTCGGCCAGCTATTCACGCTCTTATCCGGACAATCCGTTCAACTTCCGTACACCGTCGACGGAAAAGAGGTTGAGCTGACGACGTACGAGGACGTCGATGGGATCCCCTCGGCCAACCAGTACGCCGTGCCGAACTCGTGGCGAATCTTCGCGACGATGAACGCCTACGACAAGACCTCGCTTTACGAGATGAGCTACGCGTTCATGCGTCGATTCGCGTTTGTCCGCGTACCGACGCCCGAACTTCCGGAGGGCGCGGACGGCGAACGGACCGTGGAGGACGTCGTCTTCGAGTACGCCAGTGCTTGGGACCTCGACATTTCCCGAGACGAAGCGTGGGCGGTCGGTCGCGTCTGGCAAGAGACGAACCACGCCGTTGAGGAGCGCGCCATCGGACCTGCCATCGTCGAGGACGTCCTCCGATACGTCACCCAACATCCCGAAGAGGAGCTCGAGTATCACCTCACGCAGGCCGTTGTCAGTTACATCTTCCCGCAGTTAGAGGGCGTACCCAAGCGAAAGCGAATCGTCCGCGAGATCGCACACGTTCACGAGATCGATTCGGCGCTGCTCGAAGCCGCGGCGCGCGAGATGCTCCAAGTTACCCTCTCCACGAATGAATAA
- a CDS encoding endonuclease/exonuclease/phosphatase family protein: MRVLSWNVNKSSNREGRIEDQLAVIREHDVDVLFLQEVRYGTDMKWLEVWQDGLEELGLASIEHSCEWAAELAESTVPPHGDIGHDNGHITAVAEDWDLRRNEQLIRPDLERTDRSKFDTNFPEKILVTEVETSDIEIECWNVRAVPGRSWGDEKIKIFETVYERLVEAGSETQLLAGDFNSPRRELPDGQAIPFGYDKDAAVQDRWVSAELNVLKGLGRVDMVDAFRYVHGYGEIGVRDTSWKSKRFDHIFASSSLRPSRCYYESVDCSDHAPIIAELEA; this comes from the coding sequence ATGCGAGTACTGTCCTGGAACGTGAACAAGTCCTCGAACCGAGAAGGGAGAATAGAGGATCAGCTCGCGGTAATACGGGAGCACGATGTCGACGTTCTGTTCCTGCAGGAGGTTCGATACGGCACGGATATGAAGTGGCTTGAGGTGTGGCAGGACGGTTTGGAAGAACTCGGTCTAGCTTCGATCGAACACAGTTGCGAGTGGGCCGCGGAACTCGCGGAATCGACGGTTCCGCCGCACGGCGATATCGGACACGACAACGGACACATCACCGCCGTTGCCGAAGACTGGGATCTGCGGAGGAATGAACAGCTGATCAGACCCGATCTCGAGAGAACCGACCGAAGCAAGTTCGACACTAACTTTCCGGAGAAAATTCTGGTGACCGAAGTGGAGACTTCCGATATCGAAATCGAGTGTTGGAACGTCAGAGCCGTGCCCGGTCGGAGCTGGGGAGACGAGAAGATCAAAATCTTCGAAACTGTGTACGAACGGCTCGTGGAAGCGGGATCCGAGACGCAGCTGCTCGCCGGCGATTTCAATTCGCCTCGTCGCGAACTTCCGGACGGCCAAGCGATTCCGTTCGGTTACGACAAAGACGCCGCCGTTCAAGACAGGTGGGTGAGTGCCGAACTCAACGTCCTGAAAGGACTCGGGCGCGTGGACATGGTGGACGCGTTTCGATACGTGCACGGATACGGAGAGATCGGTGTAAGGGATACGAGCTGGAAATCGAAACGGTTCGACCACATCTTCGCTTCGTCGTCGCTCCGTCCGAGCCGGTGCTATTACGAGTCGGTCGATTGTAGCGATCACGCGCCGATCATCGCCGAACTCGAGGCCTGA
- a CDS encoding DUF429 domain-containing protein: protein MPRCASSRSTAESSSTPKRAPSDSESGFPPSRTSWTNRARRSERLAAKLAEHEDEIGVADVEADDVLDAMALAITACANEDERRTIPEHPPKDQRRLPMQMVYRAESPLEVSR, encoded by the coding sequence ATCCCGAGGTGTGCTTCGTCGCGTTCAACGGCGGAGAGCTCGAGTACCCCAAAACGAGCGCCGTCGGATTCGGAGAGCGGCTTTCCGCCCTCGAGAACGTCGTGGACGAACCGGGCGAGACGTTCCGAAAGATTAGCCGCGAAACTCGCGGAACACGAAGACGAGATAGGCGTAGCGGACGTCGAGGCGGACGACGTACTCGACGCGATGGCGCTGGCGATCACAGCTTGCGCGAACGAGGATGAGCGACGGACGATTCCCGAACACCCGCCAAAAGATCAGCGACGGCTACCCATGCAGATGGTCTACAGAGCAGAGTCCCCGTTGGAGGTGAGTAGGTGA